From Ndongobacter massiliensis:
GATGCTTCTGTGCGGTTTTATCAGCAACTCGGTTGGGAAAAATCACCGGCATCCGATCCGAATATGTGCACCTTTATAAAAACGCCGAATAGTATACTGGGTTTGGTTCCCTATGATTTTCTGGCACGGGACATCGGCGTTTCAATTTCAGAAAAACAACCCTACAGCGGATTCACATTGGCGATCAACGGGGAAAGTGTCGAAGAAGTCGATGCCATTTTTGCGCAGGCGCT
This genomic window contains:
- a CDS encoding VOC family protein, encoding MIKRGISIITLGVRDVDASVRFYQQLGWEKSPASDPNMCTFIKTPNSILGLVPYDFLARDIGVSISEKQPYSGFTLAINGESVEEVDAIFAQALSAGARAHETPHWKDWGGHPGYSGYFEDPDGYYWEIAYAPFADLSETGTLLP